The segment acacacacacacacatatatatatatatatatatatatatattaaatacacacatacacgctcgcgcgcgtatgtatacgtacacaatgAGTGCACAATAAAcattcaatatctatatatctatctatctatctatatatatatatgtatatatatatatatatgtgtgtgtgtgtgtgtgtgtgtgtgtgtgtgtgtgtgtgtgtgtgtgtgtgtgtgtgtgtgtgtataaaattcatTAAGTGTATTTGAGACAATGAAAGGCTTTCTGTGCGCATATATTTTAAGTGACAGATAATGAACATCAAAGATACTAAAGTTCATAATTCATAAATTCATCCATAAATCGCTGCCATTTTGAACACACTCTCAGAGCTAAATGTTTTGTCGTTAATTTTGGCAGATTTTTCACTGGGAATAATTTTTGCAAGACATTTGGTTCAATTATATTTTATAAGTATACGGCTGCTACtgagaaatagtgtgtgtgtgtgtgtgtgtgtgtgtgtgtgtgtgtgtgtgtgtgtgtgtgtgtgtttatgtttgtgtttgtgtttgtgtttgtgtgtgcgtgtgcgtgcgcgtgtgctactatgcatgtgcgtatgtacgtgtgtgttttgtatgtatgtacgtatgtgtgtatatatatatgtatatataatcacaaaacGCCAATATAGCTAAATCAACCCTTTCAGAACAAAAAACTAAAACTcacaagaaagcaaaaaaaaatttcCTAACCACCAactctaaagaaaaagaaatctcgGAGCGCCACGGCCCCAGACGTCGCCACCGCTACTGAATCAGATCGCCGAAGGAACCGCCCGGAGGAACGCCCAGAGGCCCTGGATCGCTGCTCCCTGCTCCTGCTGAGATCGAGGACCCGTCGTAGCCGCAGCCGCCGTGGTAGACCGGCCTGTAGTACTCCACACGGATATCCCCGCGGTCTAGACGGGCCTAGAGGGAAAGGCGTCGACAGAGGTTGAGAGAGGATACGTACAGTCAGGACAGAAAACAATCGTTATCTTCACTTGTGTTATTGCGTTGCTTCGTGTGTGTAGGAGATGTGGTGTATGTGAAAATGTGTATACTATATAGCTATATGTGCACacgcgcatgcatgtgtgcacacaggcacacatgcatgCGCGAGCGCACATGCTAACATAAACACGCGCATAatcatacatatcaatctatctatttatatatatatatatatatatatatatataaataagtgcgcgcgcgtacatatacagatagatagatggatacttagatagataggtaggtaggtaggtagatacctaaatacatagatagataaaaaggtgaTATATAGAAACCATCTCACCAGGGCAGAGGATAGCCAGACTGAGGTATGACCCAATCACAAATTAGCCCTGGATATGATGTGACGTGTCGTgaagtgatgtgatgtgatgttacATGTGATATGTGGTGGGATGTGACGTGACGTGATGTGGGGCGGGATGTGATGTGATGTAACGTGGCCTTTCGCAATGAGAATCAATGTGATTCGATGTGGCATAGCtgggatcattattatcatccctgacGATCAAGGTAATGATGTTGGTGTTtataaaacagacaaatagataaatattcagataaatagataaacacaatagacagacagatagatagctaaaaagatgaatagatagacaaacaaacaaacagacagacaaacagataaacagacagacagagagacaaacagagaaacagacagacagagagacaaacagataaacagacagacagagagacaaacagatgaacagacagacagagagacaaacagatgaacagacgaacaattaaacaaacagacagacagacaaatcgcaTCAGATCCAAAACCTCACCATCTGCCTGAGGTCGATCTGCAGGTTGGGTTTGCGCGAGAGGACCGTCGCTTGCTGACGCTGAAAGAGGGCCACTTGCTGACACTCGAAGGCGCCGGCGAAGCGATCGTAGTCCGTGGAGTGGACGGTCATCTGGTAACTCCCCACGATGTCTGCAGGAGGAGGTCAAAGGAGGTCAAGGAAGGAAATGTATGagtgttttttgtatttgttttgttgttgttgttgttgttgtttttgtttaaggtTGTTGAGTATTTTTGCGATGTCTGAGGGTGATGGCAAGAGGAGTCGGTTAAGGAAGGTCTtgagttttttttgtctttctttctttctttctttctgttttgttttgtttcattctgTTTCATTTTCGTCTGGTATCCTAATCGTAAAGGGAAATTctgagtttttttattttattttttctgttggttttgtttcattttgtttcgtttCATTAGAAGATTagtgatgtatgtatttttttttatttttttttattcggtaaAAATTAAAACCCGTAGTCGACCCAAACCTCCGTAAGTTATAATTAACCTATTGAGTTTTTCTGTTTACCTGATTTGTTCGTCTGTGTTAATACGAGCGCATCAGTACAACTATCAACGCCTTCATtagaatactattactaataacagttattattgatagtaacgTTCTCATAACTAGAAGTAATACTCTGTTATTCTCACCGACCTTGACATGCTATATGCTATATGCTATATGTACTATTAACGTATTCATTAGaagactattactattaacagtaaCCTAACTAGAATTAATATCCTCACCGGCCCTTACATGCTATATattctcatcaccatcagtatcagcATTATAAACCGTCAcaattaataacactaatacactatcacaataaaaagacaagaaatagACTCACTGAGACGCCAGCTGATTTGCATGACCCCCGGACGCCCCGGATCGAGGGTGATGGCGGCCGTGTGGAGGTCATCCTGGTCGAGGCCCACCGTGGAGAGGAACCCCGAGCCCTTTCGCTCGAGGAGGACCCAGCTGTTCGGCTCCGACCCTTTGCTGATGTTCCACGTGACGCAGCTCTCGTCGTTGTCGAACTTCTCGATCAAGTACCATAAACCTGAGAACTGCGGGGGTAGCTTTtataagagaggggtggggggaggcagaggaaagtGAGATATGGTGTTTCAAAGTATAACATGGATGGGATGGATGTATggttacgtatatgtatgtgtgtgtgtgtgtgtgtgtgtgtgtgtgtgtgtgtgtgtgtgtgtgtgtgtgtgtgtgtgtgtgtgtgtatgtatatatatatatgcgtgtgtgtatatatatatatatatatatatatatatatatatatatgggtacacacacgcgcgcgaatatatatatcacaactcCCAACACCTGCAGTGACCCCTCCTTACCCGCTCCATGTCGAAGTCGGCGACGGGCTCGACGGAGGGACACGAACCCCACAGGATCTCGTGGGCGCGAGAGGGCGCTGCTGCGGCCGCCAGCGCCACCAGGAGGAGAGCTGTCATGACGGAAGGCTGCCTTGGGTTTCTTGTTCTGCCGAAGGAAGGTGCGTGTATAAAAAGTGTGTGCAAGTTGCTAGAAATTTGGTTGAGtgaggcgtgtgtttgtgtgtgtgtgcctttgcttACACATTTGTTGCGGTTGTCAGTAATTGAGTCGATGGgtgtattaatatgataatacgTATCCTTTGTATGAGAAAAATGTCAAAATAGCGTGCACAAGaccactctctatctattatgTCTACatatccaagtgtgtgtgtgtgtgtgtatatatatatatatatatatatatatataaacatacatatacctacgccaaaacatcacacacacatacctacgccaatacatatcacacacacacgcacgcacgcacacacacacacacacacacacacacacacacacacacacacacacacacacacacacacacacacacacacacacacacacacacacacactcccataaaCCACACCAAGACACCTAAACCGATATTACTTTGTCCCTAAACATCAGACCTCTATACCAGACAGCCTTCAGTGATCCCTGTCCCAACGTACCGTACCTTCCCACTAGTAGTTGCTGGGGAACTGAGCGTCTGTCTCCCCGTAACGCCTATATACACCTTCGTTTCTACACTTGGCCGAGTACAGAGGCTGCTTCCACCTGGCTAATCTAAAAGGGCAGAGATGACTTCTTTTGTTGCATCCACggctttttattattgtgttatttccTGTGTCCTTCTTTTGCTTTGTAGTTCGTTCATTTCGCATTGTGTACGCGATTACCGACTACATTCTCAAAGAAGGAAGTTTACCAGTGGATTGAAATGGAATGATGTGCGTGATATTTTTGAGAATTGAAGTAATGTGTacgctattattgatattttcaaggAAGTTAACCACTGGATTTAAATGTAATGATGTTTTAAGTATTTTTGAGAGTTGAAGTATAATGTCTGGGATTGTATTGTCCGATTCAAAGGATAATTCTAGTAGCGTGAACAGGATGCAGGAACATATAAGTCTATGCCTCCGGAAAATTCAGACTTCCTGTCATGCTTGTCTAGCCTGAATTAGGttgcgtaaaaaagaaaaaaaaaaaaatgcgtctgGTTAACCTTGTCCATCATTTTCCcttgtctcgttttctctttgtcttctcttttattgtcttgtttctttgccgtttgtttgcttgtagttttgctcttttctttctgttcttttcgcTGGGttaaagggaatggaaagggaaaagaaagagaggaagaaagaaggaaaaaaaagaatatatatatgtgtttatatatatacatacatacaaacatacatacaaacatacgtatatatatatacatatatatatatatatatatacagagagagagagagagagagagagagagagagagagagactgactgactgactgactgtacaTGCGATTCTAAAACATGACAAAATAGTCCTTTAAGAACATgcaaacaataacgataatgaacgaaaaaaaaacgccaaAACAGGAAGTCGGCAACAGTGAAGATTGCATGGAATTCCATTGCTATAAAAGTCGATTCCTTTGAAGCAAATAGAGGGAAACAGGATCTGGAAATTCATTGCGCCAcatcattgtttatattgttcCCTGTCTCATAGTGTGTGTGATACTGGTTTGTGCTGGCTGGCTGTGACGTCACAACGGAAGATGTTTTCTGGTAGCTGATTAAGGATTTCTGGGTATGAAggagtcatatatgtgtatatataaatacagttatacatatatatatatatatatatatatttacatatatattatatatatatatatatttacatatatataaatatatatatatacacaaatacaatcaaatacacacagacagacgcacacacacacacatatatatagtatgcatatgtgcatatatatatatatatatatatatatatatatatatatattatatattatatatatacatatatatacatatatatacatatatatattatatatacatatatatacatatatatacatatatatatatatatatatatatatatataatgtatgtatatagatatatacacattacatatatataagaaaaacaacactGATAGGTTTCTCGAAACTGACAAACAACAGATGCtgtataaaatagataaataaaatgtagaaaaagaaaatcagaataaCATCCTTTTTAATCATTTTACACTTTTCATGTTACTAGagttacaatcatcatcactatttctacttcttccatttttgcatggtcttttcatttccctctctccttttccttctgttcttcatccccttcttctgtccacttatccagaTCATTaactcatatttatatttttgcaacaatactttaccataaccATGTGTAACCTTTGGTGgatggtacatttgtttgtttcgaCCTTTGACCATTCCGGAAATCAAAAATACtgccttactgaaccaaaaaactttACTTGAGGGTTTTGCCGCTATAGTTTGTATACGCCGCGAACGACATTAGATATTGAcgcgacaaaaaaacaaaacaaaacaaaaaaaatcaataaatttttaatctatccatatatcaaatatttgtccttattttcttctcttcgcaAGTAAATAAACAGCGAAAAATGGCATTTAAAATCTCAACCAACAACATCGCTCAGTATTTTCAAATCGTTAAAAGtttgaaacaaacaaatatatgattggatgaatgaatgaataaacaaataaatacataaaatctaTCCGTATTTATGCATCAGTTCCCAAACAACTGGAATAAAGGGAGTTACAGTCAGCAAGCAATCTCACAATAGAATACGAAATTTTCTGTATCACATCAACCATGCACTTTCTATCCCAGTGTTTATTAATCCTTATGTTTTTAGTTCCGGAGAAAAGTTAATACGGAGAGTGAGAGTATTATAAATAAGGTTAAGGTGGAGGTTGATTACTAATcgaaataaaattattttaaaaaatcgaaaaaggtgctaataattaagtaattcctgctttttgcttgtttgttccattttgtttttttcttttcaacacgGTAATTTCGggttgtaatgatgatggtggttgtgatgtaATGAATATAgttgatattaatgacaaatgGTATGAATTAAATTGATGACGGCATACTGTAATAAAATTGTTCATAACGttgctgattatgataatcaccatTGTCCATAATTtaattcatatcattgttatcagtcacCATTCATAGATTACAATTACCAGCTTCATGGTCATTACTCATCAATACTCGtacccataatcattatcataacttccaGCAATACTACTGAAAGTCTCATTATAACGGCAATAGTAAACATTTACCTTAGTATCAGTGtagttataatataaattaaattgaTACTGATGATCAAATTGATGGTGATAGCTAgactaatgaaactaataataagtgggatagtaacagtaatgataaatattataaagtATAAATGATGACAAAAATCATAGAGCggcattgatgataattatgttaatgagcataatattcataataatactgataacaaaagtaattaaaatattgatcataatcctattgtaataattttagaaataaGAGTAGTATGAAACAGTTATATAAGTAATAGtaggaatgataagaataatgttaatgataacaatgacaatgataatgaaacaaacttttttcttttcttttttcgctcaGGGGCATCACTCGTTTATCTCTTTATCACTGAATACACATCTAATAAAGGCAGGTAATATGAACTTAAATAAACTTGATGAAATCAGTTTGTAAAGTTGGTTTGGTGTATGTTAGCAATGTATTGAGAATGTTCAAGTTTTCCAACAGTTCAATgggatattattatctttattacatatTGGTATTGGTAATGGATCTAGAAATGGCATAGTACACCTACAACTGATAGAATTTAGccaattcatttttattacttagaTTGCTATATCAACATTAATGTGGTATGTTCATAAAGTCCATTGCTTTCCACTCCGGAGACAAATATAAACTTATGAAGTCTTATACAGAAAAACAAAGGATAGTTTTAAATCAAGATTCAAACCTTCAAGATAGTGCAGTGGTGTTTTCTGATAATGGAGATCCTGTGAAACAATTCAGAACTGATCGCCATGTCCTGTGTTCAAAAAATCAATTGAATTAGTACTCTCAATCTTACAATCGTAGAATTTATTCCTATATGTCTTAAGTATTTTAGTGATAATTGTTTTTAAGAATATCAGCACCAAGGCATGTCTTATATGGCCAATaaaagaatttattttttataagatAAAGAGCATAGCTAGCTTTGTAAGGTACAGCACTTTAGCATTACAAgtaaataacaatattacaaaaGCAGAACAGTAAAACTGCATTAGTCAAAGTACAAGGAAATTTCTTATCCAAGATACTCACATACAGGTAACACCTAAATATGACTGAATTCCTTTTCCAGACTTTTTGAAATCATTAAAACacagattttttaaaagttttaataATCTGGAATTTATTCAGAATTTAATATTGGATTAGTCTCCTAGTAGCCACTACCAGCACAGATAAAATAGCATAAAATATACTAAATTGAGATCAGGAAGGTTCAATCAGAATAGTGCCATCAAAGTAAAAAGTAGATACTTAGTTGTTTCATCAAGCACTATTTGATTTTCTAAATTAGGCCCAGAATTCTTAATAGTCTGTTTTATACTAGCAATTGTTGTTAATGATTTGACTACTTTATTCAGAATGAGTAGAGCAAATACATAACCATCATAAGCATTTGAAATTATTGCAAAATGCGTAGCAATGGGAACAGTGTAATATCATTATGGCAATCCAAAGAGAAGCAGTCTTTCATTGACCAGAATCAGggacaaataactaaatatagtGACATTAAAATGAAATCCTGTGGAATAGATTCTGAAACCAGGAAAATGATCTATACAATTCCATAGGATTCAGAGTTGcacaaaaatctaaaatgaatgaCAGTACAATCCAATTAATAATTCATATCACCTAATGGTAATCACCCAGTCTATTTGTGAGAAGTATTCAACCAGTGTTACACTTTTttacttttgaaaaaaataaagtactaGCATATACGTAGTCATTAGTCATATTGACTTACAGCAAgaacaagttttttttattttcagaacgtatatatgtatagatatgacaGACGGAGACTAATGTTGATCTTCATTGAATTTCtgttatgtttatttgttcaatGAAATGAAGATTGAGTTATTACTCATTTAAGGTGTGATATAATGGACCAAAAGAAGATAGAAGTGTGTCAAATAATGCCAGCTTTATATCTATAATTGGAAATTCTGACATTGGCTGTATTAATTCTTTAACAGGCAAATATTGCAAAGGGACATGCCTCAAGATCTCATCACACTGATCTCCTAAAAAATCAATGTAATTATGTTGCTCAAAGATgttaaaaatacttttttttggtGAAATAGAACTTCATTAATTTTATACCAGAATGAATTGGAATAGTAACCATTAAGGTTGTTaaggtaagataaaaaaaataaaaataataagtaaaaaaataaactacaCAATTATACTAtacattttaagaaaaaaaataagtctgTGCTTCCTTGCCACAGGGGTTTATTTAATAGTAACTCGTACTGATCTGGTGTGATTTAACTTGGACTATCACTTCAAAAGTGAGTGTAATTAGATATATTCATTCAACTATTTCAAAAGCCCCAGTAAAGATTGTTATTTTTTGAAAACTGTAGTTAACAATACCTACAGATTTTGATTGCTGATAATGATGCTTATTATTACAGAGTTATGCAGCTTTTTCTAAGCTATATAAGAAAGTTTAGGTAGTAGGTGTATTCTTTTCATGCACAGAATATTCTCAAAACTTATCAGCATATCCTCAGAATATTTTTCAGGAAAATTATTTACCCAAAATGTCAAATAATGTCAAATGCATTTTGCATTGTTGAAATGAAAACTTATAAAATGGTAGCTATTTTAacatgaaaagtaataataatgataaaaataacattaacccCAAGCAAAGAGAAATAAGCTCTTAGTTAGAGAAACAAGGGATACAATCTTATATAagcatttatttgttttcagtGATAAGTATTTACATTATAGCATTCACACTTACATGTCTAAAGTTACATACAAAAACTGCATAGTCTCATTCATTCAATCCTTTAATTTatcaagataataaatataacttaACACAGCAATGAAAGGCAATCATACAGCTAGACACTGCATAACAAGTAATGCAATCTTCACTCTATCAGTGTTGGATATGGTGTATTCTAAATGTGGAAAATGAGTGCTAAGAACTCTTAAAATATGACTAGAGTTCGTGATGGATGAATGACGGTCTACTGACAATGATGATCACTATTAACGCTATGAAAGACCTGGCATTGCATAGACAGAACTCGTCAGAGTGTGTTGTACATACTATCAGTGTATTAATATATAGTTGACATATTCCCTTAATCATGGCACTTTTTCTgagttattattttctataaagAATGTGTCTTGAGGCAACaggaagagataaatagttaaaaaaaacacCTGGAAGTACACGGTTTATGTGTTATATGAGATGCATTCAGTAGCATGCTTAGCACAGCATATGTTGAGCAGATACTCACGTTGCAGTCTCCTAATTATTTCTAAATTACTAATGCCTCTACACTTACATTTCTTCTACTCACACACTTTAGATTGTGACATAAATATTCATACCATCACAGACACAGTTTGCTGAATATCTTGGTCCttgaaaatataaagtatatacacctTTAATAACCCATTTTCTTATTACTGTGTTcaaatgtttttctttcattacagGTTAGATTTGTAGTTTATTCACAGTCAACCAGTGTCTCAGTGTTTTTCTacaagaagtagaaaaaggatGAGTTACATGGCTAATTGTACTGTGAGGCAAACATCCTGTATTTCATGTGAAGTCAAAAAGTAGAGAAAAACTGTGTCATGATTTTTGTACTCGCATTACTTGtaaaacttttcctttttttctcacttgagaacaacacaaacaaaattaaaacagaTTTCTTTTACAATATAACAATTAATCAATATCAAGCCTCCTGAAGTTCCTCTGGATTGTGTTAATAGCTTTTCCAATCTTCTTGTGCTTGACTTTCTTCTCAATGTGCATATTGTCCAACATCAGTACACGAGACCTTACAGCTGTCAGTTCCTTTTTGTACATTTctggaaagggaaaaatgaatggTTATTAACTATCCCATTCATTCTCATAATACAGTTTGGTATTTCCTgctaaattatgtaaatattgttcttttcacctgctatattatgtaaatattgttcttttcacctgctaaattatgtaaatattgttCTTTTCACCTGCTAAATTATGTCAATATTGTTCTTTTCATAGTCTCTAGGAAATAATATCTAGTGATCTATGATGCATCTTGCTTTTTATCTATCCTTTCTGATGCAAAATATGACATTCCAGGTAAATGTACCAATATTTTGTTCAATACTATGCCCTCAAGGAAGAACTACCAAGTAATAATTGTAATTCTTTGCTAATATCCTCTTACCTTAGTTTTCTGACTACAAACTGTTCCAAATTAATTAATTATCCTTAAAGTTAATTAGTTTTCACTTACTGATCATCTCAGCCATGGGAACTGTTCCTCCATACTCTTTGGGCAATATCCTCAAGGGCACCTTCTTGCGCAGTTTGGATTCATCACTGTGTATCTGTAAAGGATGAGTGGATTAATGAATGACTACcacataaatatattagatagatagattagatagatagatagatagatagatagatagatagatagatagatagatagatagatagatagatagacagatagatagatacacaggcaagcacacagaaatgtatatatctaagaACTGGAAAGCAGTTACAATACAAAGAGAAACATTAAATTGTTTGATTTCCAATTAAACTGTATTCTCACAGCAATATGGTATTAATACCTGCCAAGTAGGTGAATTATAGTCTAtatc is part of the Penaeus chinensis breed Huanghai No. 1 chromosome 2, ASM1920278v2, whole genome shotgun sequence genome and harbors:
- the LOC125036742 gene encoding apolipoprotein D-like, which encodes MTALLLVALAAAAAPSRAHEILWGSCPSVEPVADFDMERFSGLWYLIEKFDNDESCVTWNISKGSEPNSWVLLERKGSGFLSTVGLDQDDLHTAAITLDPGRPGVMQISWRLNIVGSYQMTVHSTDYDRFAGAFECQQVALFQRQQATVLSRKPNLQIDLRQMARLDRGDIRVEYYRPVYHGGCGYDGSSISAGAGSSDPGPLGVPPGGSFGDLIQ